The sequence below is a genomic window from Tachyglossus aculeatus isolate mTacAcu1 chromosome X1, mTacAcu1.pri, whole genome shotgun sequence.
CTCTGTTCCTAAGGTCACAGACAGCTGATCTTAAAATAGCTGTGAGCATAACTAACCTTCTTGACTTTAGCTTCCCTTTGAAAtggacagtgctctataaattgtacattttaaattatttatagtaatgtccgtctccccctgtaagcttgctgtgggcagggaacatgtctaccaactttgttgtattggactctagcAAGAACtaatgagaagtggtgtggcttagtggatagagcgtgggcccgggagtcagaaggacctgggttctaatccctgatccgccactaatctgctatgtgcccttgggcaacttaacttctctgtgcctcggttacctcatctgtaaaatggggattaagactttgagccccatgtgggacaacctgattagcttgtatctaacccagcgcttctTATAGTGCTTGGCCCTGTTTCAGTGGCACAAAGTCCATCTTTATGGGAGAGTCCATCCCCTGGAATGTCCCCCTCCTGCTCTCTGAACTGTAGGCGTGCACCAAAGACCATGCACAGTGTCACTCTGGCTCAGACCAGCAGTTCATCCAGCCCAGGGTTTTGTCTTCTCACCAAGCCTATATGATACTTGTGGGAGCTTTTTGAGCTTTTTACCCTCCTGGACATCCCATTGTAGCACGTTATTAGCTCACTAAGCCTTCCCCTTTCCGCTCTACTTCCCCCGAGGCTGTAACCCCATTTTGGATGTGGGTTCAAGGTCTGTACTCCCCCTATGTAATCTTTCTCCTTCAACCAGCCTCTGCCTTTCCCAACCCTAGAGGAAGGCTTGAGCTGTTGTCTCCAAAGCCTCTGGGGCCTGTTTTTCTGTTTCCTCTGCATTTTACCCTTGTATGACTCCTTGTATAccggcccagcccacaacctGAACCCACTCGGCCAAATCTGCCTTGGTTTGGGAGTGAACCCCCACTCCACACCTTGTGGACAATCCACAATATCTTGGGATCCCCCTTCCCTGTGGACTGCCGCCTCCTGTCCCTGGAGTAGTGATCTTGCCTGCTCCAGCTGACCATCTGGGACTCCCCCAGACCTCCAGCTTCTTAGAGACTGTGGGGCCACCCTGTTGCCCCATTCATTGCTGGCagctccttctccagaccagctgAGGGAGGATGAAGCAGTAGCATGAGGCTGGGCGACTCCTTGAACACCAGAGTGTCTAGGTTCACTGTCCTGAAGGGAGCGAGACTGCCCAGTCCCATGCTGTCCAGGCTCCCGGCAGCCTCTTCCCCAGGGCAGTGGCAGGTCTTTCCAACTTGTAGAATGTTGGGAAGCCTGTGGCTGTGGCCACGTTCTCCTCCAGCTCTGCAGGACACCATGCGTCGGAAGTCCCATTCCCTGCATggccaggggtgggcagggactgagacaCCTGTGGCTTGGAGTCCACTTAAGACTGGGACTTGGATCTTCTGCCACCATCTGGACCAGGCTCCTCCATCACCACAGGACATCAGATCGCCATGCGCCAGAAGCCCCATTCCCTGCAGTGCCCagggtgggcaggaactgtgtcatcCTTGGCTTGGAGCCCCCTTAAGACTCAGCTTGCGGTGTGCCATCCCAGCACCCCCAGCTCCACGGGACAGTGAGTGCCAGTAAACTATTTTGACAACGCCGGGGAGGCCGCAATGATTTGCAACTAAGACTGTGTGTCTGGAGCCGTGTGGAGTCTGAGCCCTCACCCCTCCAAGACCTACCCTTTTACTTCTCTTGAAATTGTCTGTTACCTTGTCGACTGACTCTGTGGCTTGTTGTTTGCGTTCCACTGTAACCATTGTCTTTCTTGGTCTAggttatgagccctatgtgggacagagactgtgcctgctCTATCATGTTTGGGTCTACCTCatcacttagcagagtgcttggtgcagagtaaatccttaataaatgttCTAATTAAGTTCCTGCGTGTTTCATATTGTGCCCTGTGCTTCCAAGGTACCCAGACTGGGCCATTCCCCAAGATCGTCCTGGGAACCAAGTCCTGGCCTGCCCACTCAGTTCTTGAGGACACAGTTTCTCCACTCTACCTGGCTCCAGGCAGTggagctcctcctcttccccttcttcctcctcctcctccttcagttgTCTTACTATCTGTGCCGTAACTGGAAGCCACAGCCACTTCCTGGAGTCAGCCCAGAAGTGTAACCGTCAGCCCAGAGCTGCTATCCTGGAGTCCTGAAAGCAGCAGGGGCCCTGGTGGGGTGGCGGAGCCTGGGAAGTAAACCACAAACCCTGGAGAGGACCTTTCTGGCTGAGGAAGCCCCAGAGGAGGGAGTGGCCCCCACTTCAGGGACATGGTGAGTAGCCTCCAGCCCCAATCCTCCAGACCCCAGGGACAAGTCCCTGAATCACAGTAGCGTTTGCACCCTCCCTCCAGAGATCTGGGAGCACCCTAAGGCCGGGCAGAGGTGTAGAAGCAGCGGACTCAGACTTGTGTTCAAATACCAAGTGGTAGAGTGTGTCCAGAGCAGGGACCCCTAGGAGTTAGGAAAGGCCCAGGGGGAGTGCCTACAGGGCTTTTCAGCCTAAAAACACTGGTGTTGGGGTGGAGCTGTGGCACCAGATTCTGCATAAACTATGGGACAGAAAGGGATACCCTTAGAGTGCCCAGGGCGcctgagatggggtgggggttaTTCTGCCCTTCTGTCAATGCTGGTTGGTTAGAAGACCCAGACAGAACCCACAAACTAGACAGGCAGGACAGACCAAAGGACACGCGAGATGGGAGAGACTGTCTCCTTGGTTTCCCCATGCCTATCAGGGAGCCTTAGGGGGCCCTGGGCGGGGGATTTGCCCAAacgaaggaggatggggagcctTGGGGGCTGGGCTCTGGCAGCTGGTCAGTGGGTAGGTCCGTCCTGCCCCAAGCTGCCTTCACTCCAAAGGGACaagttccccttcctctcctttccaacTGTCCCCACCCAAGTCAGGGGGTAAtcctgataataactgtggtattcgttaagtgcaaggcactgtactaagtgctggggtagataagagataatccggttggatacagtctctgttccacatggggctcacggtcttaatccccattttacagatgaggtacctgaggcccggagaagtgaagtgatttgctcaaggtcacaccgcagtcaagtggcagagccaggattagaatccaggtccttctgactctcaggcccacactctatccactgggccatgctgcagctgggctgggagatgggagctCAGGGACTGGGCCTAAATTGGAAGGGGACAGCTGAATGGCTTCCCTGTGGCAGGTGCAGGTGGTGAGAATCTTCTGTGCCCCTGTGGAGAGGGCAGGGCACTCCTTGACCTGATTTGGGGGCTGTTGAGGGTTTCCTCTGAAgactctcccaccccccaattccGGTGGAGCCAGGAGGGAGCTAGCTGATTTTGCAGAACAAACTGGGCCAGACAGAATTTTCCCTGACCCCAGAGGTCTCAAGCCTCAAGGACATGGAGTATgttgagagggcagggggagggagaggaaggaatctccTGTGAGGCCCCATCACTCCCACTGGGCCCCccgtctccttcccctttctccaaaGCCCTCCACCTTAGTCGGCCTTAGAAATGGGAGGAGCAGTAAGAAAAACTGCGATTCCTGTTCCGTCTCAGGCACCTCCCAGGACCCTCCCGGGCCCTCCCAACTATTTCCCAACCAGCCTTCCTCGGGCAGTCCCGAGGGTGTGGTAACCTCTGCAGTCGTCCCCTGCGTCTCAGCCTCCCCAGTCCCGCTGGGCCATCAGCATTGACATGTCTGGTTCAGGGAACATCTTACCTTGGACTACTAGCATCTGCATCGGTGTCTTCCtaactgtgcgtgtgtgtgtgtatgtgtgtgcacatccCTGCCCATTCCTGTGCCCCTGGGTCCCTGACCCTGTGTCCGTGGCTGTGTCTCACAGGAGAGCCGGGAGGACTTCCAGAATTTAAAAGCGAGGTTCCAGCCCCCAGGGTCCGAGTTCAGTGAGCTACCCAAGAAACCCCCCTTGCCCCCGGGCAGCCATCTCCCCACCTTGGGCTTCAAGCTTCAACCCGTGCCAAGAGCCGGCCTGGAGAAGGGGCCTGcctctgggggtcctggggctCAGCGGGAAACCCCGCTCCCAAGAAAAGAGGCCCCCAGAGACCCCAaccccctggccctggcctcccgaAGAGCACCAGTCATTACCCCCAAACCCCAGGCCACCAGAGGGGCTGTGGTCCCTGGAGCCGCCTTCCTGGCAGCCCAGGTGGCAtctgaggctttgaagggagtagggGGCATCCCGAGGGAATCCgcaggccccccaccccctgggccgCCCGTGTGGTCAAAGCCGCAGCAGCCCGTGGGGAAATTCCACCGGGGTCTTGGAACTAAGGCCTTCACCTCCGGCGCTGCACCCCAAGCCTCTCCACCATCAGGATCCCCAAGGACCCGGCTAGAGCCACGGGGACCGGATCCCCCCCGCCGGAGGCCCCTGCCCAGCGAGAGGAGCCTGGGGCCCAGGCCAGCCAAACCTCCACCCCCTCCTGGGCCAGTGGACCTACAACGCTTTCGGAGAGCAAGGGACACACGTGCTCAGGAGGCGACAGGTGGGTGTTCTGGCCCTCAtagggtgggtggcggggggaaggGCCCTGTGCTCTCCCTCAAGGATATGGGCTTCCACTGCcgactccatcccagccctgggcaaGTGCTTAGGATCGGTACCAAGCCGGGGCCAAAGGGAACAGAGGACCAAAGTGATGGAGTGGTTGATTCCAAAATCGCCTCTTGTCATATACATCATTGGCGTGTTTCTAATTGGGATCTGATCACCCAGAATCCCCAGGGTCCTTAATCCTGACCCCAAGCCTAACCCTAATTACGTCCTCATTCTGAGGCCCA
It includes:
- the PRAM1 gene encoding PML-RARA-regulated adapter molecule 1, which produces MRLGDSLNTRVSRFTVLKGARLPSPMLSRLPAASSPGQWQHPQLHGTPPQSRWAISIDMSGSGNILPWTTSICIGVFLTESREDFQNLKARFQPPGSEFSELPKKPPLPPGSHLPTLGFKLQPVPRAGLEKGPASGGPGAQRETPLPRKEAPRDPNPLALASRRAPVITPKPQATRGAVVPGAAFLAAQVASEALKGVGGIPRESAGPPPPGPPVWSKPQQPVGKFHRGLGTKAFTSGAAPQASPPSGSPRTRLEPRGPDPPRRRPLPSERSLGPRPAKPPPPPGPVDLQRFRRARDTRAQEATGGSPLVFPPSPARRALGPHHFPRAQIPAGTSLTKLLTGPRSPDEIYDEVEPAELDRKSAELPQAHPSPMLKRSRTKEDELHGAEKTPKGLLLPPSLLKQRAAHLPQGQVPNEKNPKQCKKEEKAEKEFRKKFKFEGDIVTLTRMMIDPSASSRRGGGKNLALRRGEILDVIQFTSHEQILCRDANGKYGYIPRAVLLPLETEVYDDVGLWEVPDTKLSPQGYEAPRPKGLLGKHPETGNRTPVLVGLNTSHPFRHH